From the genome of Tachysurus fulvidraco isolate hzauxx_2018 chromosome 20, HZAU_PFXX_2.0, whole genome shotgun sequence, one region includes:
- the naa25 gene encoding N-alpha-acetyltransferase 25, NatB auxiliary subunit isoform X2, translated as MEADYLDNGNNKMAIQQADKLLKKHRDLHCAKVLKAIGLQRTGKQDEAFTLAQEVANLEPTDDNSLQALTILYREMHRPELVTKLYEAAVRKVPTSEEYHSHLFMAYARVGEYKKMQQAGMALYKIVPKNPYYFWSVMSLVMQAISAQDEKLSHTMFLPLAERMVEKMVKEEKIEAEAEVQLYFMILERLGKYDEALEVVRGQLGEKLTSELQSRENKCMLLYRQLKRWPECNALSRKLLLKNPDDWQFYLSYFDSLFHLIDQCWTPPEEGDHCVEGEVHSSVLQAISFVEERIAAEDLKESRPLRGPYLARLELIQRLRQRNCSQEQQLGEPLELMFQYFVKFGDKPCCITDLKIFLDLLVRDQRVQFINRLTETVPLRGPDDAGTVLPGDTRSLQRHLCVTQLSRCLGLQHALSPDGKLALICELKHHYRHGLQFGKSCLKTELQFSDMYCLMAAHVYVDLWIETGDEHMLWQCLGLLEEGLSHSPSNAQFKLLLLLLYCRLGAFEPVVDLYSSLDAKHIQHDTIGYLLTRYAESLGQFAAASQSCNFSLRFFHSNQKDTSEYIIQAYKYGAFEKIPEFIAFRNRLNNSLHFAQVRTERMLLDLFLEADISSTLEESLKSMSLCPEEDDIPWDNIRDNRDLTVFVSWNPNDRQLNEEARKCSLEEEMLWLKIRSLTLRLIGCLSSLCHPPSLHNSEKTTENGVCAKPSTLQPLLSLLENTLSQAAQFTEKHSQEQYPLLGPPSTRMAQALASGSCQCQLSVLQLPLHLQELEAAGLDQSAELQAQISNLFKSLTVQLQDMLNKCKGDLLEVKDNRRKTQPSLLESLVYFVETICVVLWVSSYCASMLRPLKSSLQKKKKKKKDTSAVTPVVLSGFQEFTSSLQNILSQALDHIKAQESALISLKLENLSLEGVTQTEEESAFMKTVMDKVQSSYQRSLQEVGELLKKRSDTIKSLKI; from the exons ATGGAAGCCG actATCTTGACAATGGCAATAACAAGATGGCGATACAGCAGGCTGACAAACTGCTTAAGAAGCACAGAGATCTTCACTGTGCCAAA gttCTGAAGGCTATTGGTCTGCAGCGCACTGGGAAGCAGGATGAAGCCTTTACTCTGGCTCAAGAGGTTGCCAACCTGGAGCCCACTGACGATAACTCGCTCCAGGCTCTCACTATCCTCTACAGAGAGATGCACCGGC CGGAGTTAGTGACCAAGTTGTATGAAGCAGCAGTCCGGAAGGTTCCTACAAGCGAGGAGTATCATTCACATCTCTTCATGGCATATGCACGTGTCGGGGAGTACAAGAAAATGCAACAG GCTGGAATGGCTCTTTATAAGATTGTTCCCAAAAACCCTTATTACTTCTGGTCAGTTATGAGCCTAGTAATGCAG GCCATTTCAGCCCAGGACGAGAAGCTGTCCCACACAATGTTCCTGCCTCTTGCTGAGCGCATGGTAGAAAAGATGGTCAAAGAGGAGAAGATTGAAGCCGAGGCAGAG GTGCAGTTGTACTTCATGATCTTGGAGCGCCTGGGGAAATACGACGAGGCGCTGGAGGTGGTGCGAGGGCAGCTTGGAG AGAAGCTCACCAGTGAGCTGCAGAGCCGGGAAAACAAGTGCATGCTCCTATACCGCCAGCTAAAGCGCTGGCCTGAGTGCAATGCCCTTTCACGCAAACTGCTCCTCAAAAA CCCTGATGACTGGCAGTTCTACTTGTCGTACTTTGACTCTCTATTTCACCTCATTGACCAGTGCTGGACACCTCCAGAAGAAGGAGACCA TTGCGTGGAGGGTGAAGTGCACTCTTCTGTGCTCCAGGCCATCAGTTTCGTGGAGGAACGGATAGCAGCAGAGGATCTGAAGGAGTCCCGGCCACTCAGGGGCCCGTACCTTGCTCGTCTAGAGCTCATACAACGTCTACGTCAGAGGAACTGCTCACAGGAACAGCAGCTTG gtgaGCCTCTCGAACTGATGTTTCAGTACTTTGTGAAGTTCGGAGACAAGCCGTGTTGCATCACGGACCTGAAGATTTTTCTGGACCTTCTTGTACGGGACCAACGTGTCCAG TTCATTAACAGGCTGACGGAGACGGTGCCCCTCAGGGGTCCAGATGATGCTGGCACGGTCCTACCGGGAGACACACGCTCACTGCAGAGGCACTTGTGTGTAACGCAACTCAGCCGATGCCTAGGCCTGCAACACGCGCTCAGTCCCGATGGCAAATTGGCCCTCATTTGTGAGCTCAAGCATCACTACCGTCACGGCTTACAGTTTG GAAAGTCCTGTTTAAAAACGGAGCTGCAGTTCTCAGACATGTACTGCCTCATGGCTGCTCACGTCTACGTAGACCTGTGGATAGAGACTG GCGATGAGCACATGCTGTGGCAGTGTCTAGGGCTGCTGGAGGAAGGCCTATCACACAGCCCCTCTAACGCACAGTTCAAgctgctgctcctgctcctcTACTGCCGTCTGGGAGCCTTCGAGCCCGTAGTGGACCTTTACTCCAGCCTGGACGCCAAACACATTCAGCACGACACCATAGG ATACTTATTGACTCGCTATGCAGAGTCCTTGGGCCAATTTGCTGCTGCTTCTCAGTCCTGTAACTTCTCCCTCAGGTTTTTCCATTCAAACCAGAAAGAT ACCTCAGAATACATTATTCAGGCATATAAGTATGGTGCATTTGAGAAGATCCCGGAGTTCATTGCGTTTAGGAATCGACTGAACAACTCATTGCACTTTGCCCAGGTGCGCACTGAGAGGATGCTGCTGGATCTCTTCCTTGAAGCAGACAT ATCCTCCACTTTAGAGGAAAGCTTGAAGTCCATGTCTCTGTGTCCTGAAGAAGACGACATTCCATGGGACAACATAAGGGACAACAGGGATCTCACTGTCTTTGTCAGCTGGAACCCAAACGACCG ACAACTGAATGAGGAGGCCAGGAAGTGCTCTCTAGAAGAGGAAATGTTGTGGCTGAAGATTCGCTCTCTGACTCTGAGGCTTATAGGCTGCCTCTCCTCACTGTGCCATCCTCCATCATTGCACAACTCCGAGAAAACTACAGAGAACGGCGTGTGTGCCAAACCCTCAACCCTGCAGCCTTTGCTTTCGCTGCtagagaacacactcagtcagGCGGCTCAGTTCACCGAAAAACACTCACAG gagCAGTACCCGTTGCTCGGACCTCCATCCACTCGAATGGCTCAGGCTCTGGCCAGCGGAAGTTGCCAGTGTCAGCTTTCTGTCCTGCAACTGCCTCTTCATCTACAGGAGCTTGAGGCTGCCGGTTTAG ATCAGTCAGCAGAACTTCAGGCTCAAATATCAAACCTCTTTAAATCATTAACAGTACAGCTTCAAG ATATGCTGAATAAATGCAAAGGCGACTTGTTGGAAGTCAAAGACAACCGACGTAAGACGCAGCCTTCCCTATTAGAAAGCCTAGTCTACTTTGTGGAG ACAATTTGTGTTGTCCTTTGGGTGTCCAGTTACTGCGCTAGCATGCTGCGGCCGCTCAAGTCTAGcttacagaagaagaagaagaagaaaaaggacaCCAGTGCAGTAACG CCTGTGGTGCTCTCTGGGTTCCAGGAGTTCACTAGCAGTCTGCAGAACATCCTCAGCCAGGCTCTAGATCATATTAAAGCTCAGGAGAGCGCGCTAATATCTCTGAAGCTGGAGAATCTCTCTCTGGAGGGAGTCACACAGACTGAG GAGGAGAGCGCCTTCATGAAGACCGTGATGGATAAAGTGCAGAGCAGCTACCAGCGCTCACTGCAGGAGGTTGGGGAGCTGCTGAAGAAACGAAGCGACACCATAAAATCCCTGAAGATCTGA
- the naa25 gene encoding N-alpha-acetyltransferase 25, NatB auxiliary subunit isoform X3 produces the protein MHRPELVTKLYEAAVRKVPTSEEYHSHLFMAYARVGEYKKMQQAGMALYKIVPKNPYYFWSVMSLVMQAISAQDEKLSHTMFLPLAERMVEKMVKEEKIEAEAEVQLYFMILERLGKYDEALEVVRGQLGEKLTSELQSRENKCMLLYRQLKRWPECNALSRKLLLKNPDDWQFYLSYFDSLFHLIDQCWTPPEEGDHCVEGEVHSSVLQAISFVEERIAAEDLKESRPLRGPYLARLELIQRLRQRNCSQEQQLGEPLELMFQYFVKFGDKPCCITDLKIFLDLLVRDQRVQFINRLTETVPLRGPDDAGTVLPGDTRSLQRHLCVTQLSRCLGLQHALSPDGKLALICELKHHYRHGLQFGKSCLKTELQFSDMYCLMAAHVYVDLWIETGDEHMLWQCLGLLEEGLSHSPSNAQFKLLLLLLYCRLGAFEPVVDLYSSLDAKHIQHDTIGYLLTRYAESLGQFAAASQSCNFSLRFFHSNQKDTSEYIIQAYKYGAFEKIPEFIAFRNRLNNSLHFAQVRTERMLLDLFLEADISSTLEESLKSMSLCPEEDDIPWDNIRDNRDLTVFVSWNPNDRQLNEEARKCSLEEEMLWLKIRSLTLRLIGCLSSLCHPPSLHNSEKTTENGVCAKPSTLQPLLSLLENTLSQAAQFTEKHSQEQYPLLGPPSTRMAQALASGSCQCQLSVLQLPLHLQELEAAGLDQSAELQAQISNLFKSLTVQLQDMLNKCKGDLLEVKDNRRKTQPSLLESLVYFVETICVVLWVSSYCASMLRPLKSSLQKKKKKKKDTSAVTPVVLSGFQEFTSSLQNILSQALDHIKAQESALISLKLENLSLEGVTQTEEESAFMKTVMDKVQSSYQRSLQEVGELLKKRSDTIKSLKI, from the exons ATGCACCGGC CGGAGTTAGTGACCAAGTTGTATGAAGCAGCAGTCCGGAAGGTTCCTACAAGCGAGGAGTATCATTCACATCTCTTCATGGCATATGCACGTGTCGGGGAGTACAAGAAAATGCAACAG GCTGGAATGGCTCTTTATAAGATTGTTCCCAAAAACCCTTATTACTTCTGGTCAGTTATGAGCCTAGTAATGCAG GCCATTTCAGCCCAGGACGAGAAGCTGTCCCACACAATGTTCCTGCCTCTTGCTGAGCGCATGGTAGAAAAGATGGTCAAAGAGGAGAAGATTGAAGCCGAGGCAGAG GTGCAGTTGTACTTCATGATCTTGGAGCGCCTGGGGAAATACGACGAGGCGCTGGAGGTGGTGCGAGGGCAGCTTGGAG AGAAGCTCACCAGTGAGCTGCAGAGCCGGGAAAACAAGTGCATGCTCCTATACCGCCAGCTAAAGCGCTGGCCTGAGTGCAATGCCCTTTCACGCAAACTGCTCCTCAAAAA CCCTGATGACTGGCAGTTCTACTTGTCGTACTTTGACTCTCTATTTCACCTCATTGACCAGTGCTGGACACCTCCAGAAGAAGGAGACCA TTGCGTGGAGGGTGAAGTGCACTCTTCTGTGCTCCAGGCCATCAGTTTCGTGGAGGAACGGATAGCAGCAGAGGATCTGAAGGAGTCCCGGCCACTCAGGGGCCCGTACCTTGCTCGTCTAGAGCTCATACAACGTCTACGTCAGAGGAACTGCTCACAGGAACAGCAGCTTG gtgaGCCTCTCGAACTGATGTTTCAGTACTTTGTGAAGTTCGGAGACAAGCCGTGTTGCATCACGGACCTGAAGATTTTTCTGGACCTTCTTGTACGGGACCAACGTGTCCAG TTCATTAACAGGCTGACGGAGACGGTGCCCCTCAGGGGTCCAGATGATGCTGGCACGGTCCTACCGGGAGACACACGCTCACTGCAGAGGCACTTGTGTGTAACGCAACTCAGCCGATGCCTAGGCCTGCAACACGCGCTCAGTCCCGATGGCAAATTGGCCCTCATTTGTGAGCTCAAGCATCACTACCGTCACGGCTTACAGTTTG GAAAGTCCTGTTTAAAAACGGAGCTGCAGTTCTCAGACATGTACTGCCTCATGGCTGCTCACGTCTACGTAGACCTGTGGATAGAGACTG GCGATGAGCACATGCTGTGGCAGTGTCTAGGGCTGCTGGAGGAAGGCCTATCACACAGCCCCTCTAACGCACAGTTCAAgctgctgctcctgctcctcTACTGCCGTCTGGGAGCCTTCGAGCCCGTAGTGGACCTTTACTCCAGCCTGGACGCCAAACACATTCAGCACGACACCATAGG ATACTTATTGACTCGCTATGCAGAGTCCTTGGGCCAATTTGCTGCTGCTTCTCAGTCCTGTAACTTCTCCCTCAGGTTTTTCCATTCAAACCAGAAAGAT ACCTCAGAATACATTATTCAGGCATATAAGTATGGTGCATTTGAGAAGATCCCGGAGTTCATTGCGTTTAGGAATCGACTGAACAACTCATTGCACTTTGCCCAGGTGCGCACTGAGAGGATGCTGCTGGATCTCTTCCTTGAAGCAGACAT ATCCTCCACTTTAGAGGAAAGCTTGAAGTCCATGTCTCTGTGTCCTGAAGAAGACGACATTCCATGGGACAACATAAGGGACAACAGGGATCTCACTGTCTTTGTCAGCTGGAACCCAAACGACCG ACAACTGAATGAGGAGGCCAGGAAGTGCTCTCTAGAAGAGGAAATGTTGTGGCTGAAGATTCGCTCTCTGACTCTGAGGCTTATAGGCTGCCTCTCCTCACTGTGCCATCCTCCATCATTGCACAACTCCGAGAAAACTACAGAGAACGGCGTGTGTGCCAAACCCTCAACCCTGCAGCCTTTGCTTTCGCTGCtagagaacacactcagtcagGCGGCTCAGTTCACCGAAAAACACTCACAG gagCAGTACCCGTTGCTCGGACCTCCATCCACTCGAATGGCTCAGGCTCTGGCCAGCGGAAGTTGCCAGTGTCAGCTTTCTGTCCTGCAACTGCCTCTTCATCTACAGGAGCTTGAGGCTGCCGGTTTAG ATCAGTCAGCAGAACTTCAGGCTCAAATATCAAACCTCTTTAAATCATTAACAGTACAGCTTCAAG ATATGCTGAATAAATGCAAAGGCGACTTGTTGGAAGTCAAAGACAACCGACGTAAGACGCAGCCTTCCCTATTAGAAAGCCTAGTCTACTTTGTGGAG ACAATTTGTGTTGTCCTTTGGGTGTCCAGTTACTGCGCTAGCATGCTGCGGCCGCTCAAGTCTAGcttacagaagaagaagaagaagaaaaaggacaCCAGTGCAGTAACG CCTGTGGTGCTCTCTGGGTTCCAGGAGTTCACTAGCAGTCTGCAGAACATCCTCAGCCAGGCTCTAGATCATATTAAAGCTCAGGAGAGCGCGCTAATATCTCTGAAGCTGGAGAATCTCTCTCTGGAGGGAGTCACACAGACTGAG GAGGAGAGCGCCTTCATGAAGACCGTGATGGATAAAGTGCAGAGCAGCTACCAGCGCTCACTGCAGGAGGTTGGGGAGCTGCTGAAGAAACGAAGCGACACCATAAAATCCCTGAAGATCTGA
- the ddx55 gene encoding ATP-dependent RNA helicase DDX55 isoform X2, translating into MSACIPLFMSNKDVAAEAVTGSGKTLAFVIPLLEILIKREEKLKKMQVGALIVTPTRELAIQISEVMGQFLKEFPQFRQILLIGGSNPIEDVEKFKANGANIVIGTPGRLEDMFRRKADGLDLASCVKALDVLVLDEADRLLDMGFEASLNNILGYLPKQRRTGLFSATQTQELEKLVRAGLRNPVRITVKEKGVAATSMQKTPARLSNYYTICRTEAKFNSLVAFLRQHKHEKQLLFFSTCACVEYFGRALEVFLKNVPILCIHGKMKDKRNKIFSEFRELKSGILVCTDVMARGIDIPDVNWVLQYDPPSSASSFVHRCGRTARIGNRGDALVFLLPMEESYVSFLSINQKCPLQRFPPVKDVVDVLPKLKALALRDRAVFERGMKAFVSFVQAYAKHECSLIFRLKDLDFAALARGFALLRMPKMPELRGKTFPDFEEITDTDSIRFKDKNREKQRQKSLQERKEKQTPLQKKNFIKNKAWSKQKSKKDKRKRIAAKRKINEGSDVDDEDIDELLSDTRLLKKLKKGKISEEDFDKQLSAGRNSKPKKGSPCKDSAEGESE; encoded by the exons GTTGGAGCTTTGATCGTCACACCCACCCGAGAGCTGGCGATCCAGATCAGTGAAGTTATGGGACAATTTCTTAAGGAATTTCCTCAGTTCAG GCAGATTTTATTAATCGGTGGAAGTAATCCCATTGAAGATGTGGAGAAGTTCAAGGCCAATGG GGCCAACATTGTGATTGGAACCCCTGGCCGGCTGGAGGACATGTTCAGGCGGAAAGCTGATGGCCTGGACTTGGCCAGCTGTGTAAAGGCTTTGGATGTGCTTGTTCTAGATGAAGCTGACAGACTGCTGGACATGGGCTTTGAAGCAAG CCTGAACAATATTTTGGGCTACTTGCCCAAGCAAAGGCGCACAGGCCTTTTCTCAGCTACGCAGACTCAGGAGCTGGAGAAGCTGGTGAGGGCCGGCCTCCGAAACCCGGTCCGTATCACAGTGAAGGAGAAAGGAGTGGCAGCTACTAGCATGCAGAAGACCCCAGCGAGGCTTAGTAATTACTACACA ATCTGCAGAACAGAAGCCAAGTTTAACTCGCTGGTGGCTTTCCTGAGACAACATAAACATGAGAAGCAGCTCCTCTTCTTTAG caCGTGCGCCTGTGTGGAATATTTCGGCAGAGCGCTGGAGGTCTTCCTCAAAAACGTCCCCATTCTTTGTATCCACGGCAAGATGAAGGACAAGCGGAACAAGATCTTCTCAGAGTTTCGGGAATTAAAAAG TGGAATACTCGTGTGCACCGACGTGATGGCCAGAGGCATCGACATCCCTGATGTGAACTGGGTACTACAGTACGATCCCCCGAGCAGCGCAAG TTCTTTTGTGCACCGATGTGGCCGAACTGCCCGTATCGGGAACCGAGGCGACGCTCTTGTCTTCCTCTTGCCGATGGAGGAATCCTACGTCAGTTTCCTGTCTATCAATCAGAAA TGTCCTCTCCAGCGGTTTCCTCCTGTGAAGGACGTAGTGGACGTGTTGCCCAAGCTGAAGGCTCTGGCTTTAAGGGACCGGGCGGTGTTTGAGAGAGGAATGAAAGCGTTCGTCTCGTTTGTCCAGGCTTACGCGAAGCACGAGTGCAGCCTGATCTTCCGACTCAAAG ATCTGGACTTTGCCGCATTAGCTCGAGGCTTCGCTCTTCTCCGTATGCCTAAGATGCCCGAGTTGAGAGGCAAGACGTTCCCTGACTTTGAAGAGATCACAGACACCGACTCCATTCGCTTCAAGGACAAGAACCGAGAGAAACAGAGGCAGAAATCATTAcaggagagaaaggaaaagcaAACTCCACTCCAGAAAAAGAACTTCATTAAGAACAAAGCCTGGTCCAAGCAGAAATCCAAGAAAGATAAGAGGAAGAGGATAGCTGCCAAGAGGAAGATAAATGAG GGATCAGACGTGGATGACGAGGACATTGACGAGCTTTTGAGCGACACACGTCTACTAAAGAAGCTCAAGAAGGGAAAAATTAGCGAGGAAGACTTTGACAAACAGTTGAGCGCAGGAAGAAATTCGAAGCCTAAAAAAGGAAGTCCTTGTAAGGACAGCGCAGAAGGAGAGAGTGAATGA
- the naa25 gene encoding N-alpha-acetyltransferase 25, NatB auxiliary subunit isoform X1, which produces MAARGHVQDPNDRRLRPIYDYLDNGNNKMAIQQADKLLKKHRDLHCAKVLKAIGLQRTGKQDEAFTLAQEVANLEPTDDNSLQALTILYREMHRPELVTKLYEAAVRKVPTSEEYHSHLFMAYARVGEYKKMQQAGMALYKIVPKNPYYFWSVMSLVMQAISAQDEKLSHTMFLPLAERMVEKMVKEEKIEAEAEVQLYFMILERLGKYDEALEVVRGQLGEKLTSELQSRENKCMLLYRQLKRWPECNALSRKLLLKNPDDWQFYLSYFDSLFHLIDQCWTPPEEGDHCVEGEVHSSVLQAISFVEERIAAEDLKESRPLRGPYLARLELIQRLRQRNCSQEQQLGEPLELMFQYFVKFGDKPCCITDLKIFLDLLVRDQRVQFINRLTETVPLRGPDDAGTVLPGDTRSLQRHLCVTQLSRCLGLQHALSPDGKLALICELKHHYRHGLQFGKSCLKTELQFSDMYCLMAAHVYVDLWIETGDEHMLWQCLGLLEEGLSHSPSNAQFKLLLLLLYCRLGAFEPVVDLYSSLDAKHIQHDTIGYLLTRYAESLGQFAAASQSCNFSLRFFHSNQKDTSEYIIQAYKYGAFEKIPEFIAFRNRLNNSLHFAQVRTERMLLDLFLEADISSTLEESLKSMSLCPEEDDIPWDNIRDNRDLTVFVSWNPNDRQLNEEARKCSLEEEMLWLKIRSLTLRLIGCLSSLCHPPSLHNSEKTTENGVCAKPSTLQPLLSLLENTLSQAAQFTEKHSQEQYPLLGPPSTRMAQALASGSCQCQLSVLQLPLHLQELEAAGLDQSAELQAQISNLFKSLTVQLQDMLNKCKGDLLEVKDNRRKTQPSLLESLVYFVETICVVLWVSSYCASMLRPLKSSLQKKKKKKKDTSAVTPVVLSGFQEFTSSLQNILSQALDHIKAQESALISLKLENLSLEGVTQTEEESAFMKTVMDKVQSSYQRSLQEVGELLKKRSDTIKSLKI; this is translated from the exons ATGGCGGCTAGGGGCCATGTGCAAGACCCTAACGACAGAAGACTGAGACCAATTTACG actATCTTGACAATGGCAATAACAAGATGGCGATACAGCAGGCTGACAAACTGCTTAAGAAGCACAGAGATCTTCACTGTGCCAAA gttCTGAAGGCTATTGGTCTGCAGCGCACTGGGAAGCAGGATGAAGCCTTTACTCTGGCTCAAGAGGTTGCCAACCTGGAGCCCACTGACGATAACTCGCTCCAGGCTCTCACTATCCTCTACAGAGAGATGCACCGGC CGGAGTTAGTGACCAAGTTGTATGAAGCAGCAGTCCGGAAGGTTCCTACAAGCGAGGAGTATCATTCACATCTCTTCATGGCATATGCACGTGTCGGGGAGTACAAGAAAATGCAACAG GCTGGAATGGCTCTTTATAAGATTGTTCCCAAAAACCCTTATTACTTCTGGTCAGTTATGAGCCTAGTAATGCAG GCCATTTCAGCCCAGGACGAGAAGCTGTCCCACACAATGTTCCTGCCTCTTGCTGAGCGCATGGTAGAAAAGATGGTCAAAGAGGAGAAGATTGAAGCCGAGGCAGAG GTGCAGTTGTACTTCATGATCTTGGAGCGCCTGGGGAAATACGACGAGGCGCTGGAGGTGGTGCGAGGGCAGCTTGGAG AGAAGCTCACCAGTGAGCTGCAGAGCCGGGAAAACAAGTGCATGCTCCTATACCGCCAGCTAAAGCGCTGGCCTGAGTGCAATGCCCTTTCACGCAAACTGCTCCTCAAAAA CCCTGATGACTGGCAGTTCTACTTGTCGTACTTTGACTCTCTATTTCACCTCATTGACCAGTGCTGGACACCTCCAGAAGAAGGAGACCA TTGCGTGGAGGGTGAAGTGCACTCTTCTGTGCTCCAGGCCATCAGTTTCGTGGAGGAACGGATAGCAGCAGAGGATCTGAAGGAGTCCCGGCCACTCAGGGGCCCGTACCTTGCTCGTCTAGAGCTCATACAACGTCTACGTCAGAGGAACTGCTCACAGGAACAGCAGCTTG gtgaGCCTCTCGAACTGATGTTTCAGTACTTTGTGAAGTTCGGAGACAAGCCGTGTTGCATCACGGACCTGAAGATTTTTCTGGACCTTCTTGTACGGGACCAACGTGTCCAG TTCATTAACAGGCTGACGGAGACGGTGCCCCTCAGGGGTCCAGATGATGCTGGCACGGTCCTACCGGGAGACACACGCTCACTGCAGAGGCACTTGTGTGTAACGCAACTCAGCCGATGCCTAGGCCTGCAACACGCGCTCAGTCCCGATGGCAAATTGGCCCTCATTTGTGAGCTCAAGCATCACTACCGTCACGGCTTACAGTTTG GAAAGTCCTGTTTAAAAACGGAGCTGCAGTTCTCAGACATGTACTGCCTCATGGCTGCTCACGTCTACGTAGACCTGTGGATAGAGACTG GCGATGAGCACATGCTGTGGCAGTGTCTAGGGCTGCTGGAGGAAGGCCTATCACACAGCCCCTCTAACGCACAGTTCAAgctgctgctcctgctcctcTACTGCCGTCTGGGAGCCTTCGAGCCCGTAGTGGACCTTTACTCCAGCCTGGACGCCAAACACATTCAGCACGACACCATAGG ATACTTATTGACTCGCTATGCAGAGTCCTTGGGCCAATTTGCTGCTGCTTCTCAGTCCTGTAACTTCTCCCTCAGGTTTTTCCATTCAAACCAGAAAGAT ACCTCAGAATACATTATTCAGGCATATAAGTATGGTGCATTTGAGAAGATCCCGGAGTTCATTGCGTTTAGGAATCGACTGAACAACTCATTGCACTTTGCCCAGGTGCGCACTGAGAGGATGCTGCTGGATCTCTTCCTTGAAGCAGACAT ATCCTCCACTTTAGAGGAAAGCTTGAAGTCCATGTCTCTGTGTCCTGAAGAAGACGACATTCCATGGGACAACATAAGGGACAACAGGGATCTCACTGTCTTTGTCAGCTGGAACCCAAACGACCG ACAACTGAATGAGGAGGCCAGGAAGTGCTCTCTAGAAGAGGAAATGTTGTGGCTGAAGATTCGCTCTCTGACTCTGAGGCTTATAGGCTGCCTCTCCTCACTGTGCCATCCTCCATCATTGCACAACTCCGAGAAAACTACAGAGAACGGCGTGTGTGCCAAACCCTCAACCCTGCAGCCTTTGCTTTCGCTGCtagagaacacactcagtcagGCGGCTCAGTTCACCGAAAAACACTCACAG gagCAGTACCCGTTGCTCGGACCTCCATCCACTCGAATGGCTCAGGCTCTGGCCAGCGGAAGTTGCCAGTGTCAGCTTTCTGTCCTGCAACTGCCTCTTCATCTACAGGAGCTTGAGGCTGCCGGTTTAG ATCAGTCAGCAGAACTTCAGGCTCAAATATCAAACCTCTTTAAATCATTAACAGTACAGCTTCAAG ATATGCTGAATAAATGCAAAGGCGACTTGTTGGAAGTCAAAGACAACCGACGTAAGACGCAGCCTTCCCTATTAGAAAGCCTAGTCTACTTTGTGGAG ACAATTTGTGTTGTCCTTTGGGTGTCCAGTTACTGCGCTAGCATGCTGCGGCCGCTCAAGTCTAGcttacagaagaagaagaagaagaaaaaggacaCCAGTGCAGTAACG CCTGTGGTGCTCTCTGGGTTCCAGGAGTTCACTAGCAGTCTGCAGAACATCCTCAGCCAGGCTCTAGATCATATTAAAGCTCAGGAGAGCGCGCTAATATCTCTGAAGCTGGAGAATCTCTCTCTGGAGGGAGTCACACAGACTGAG GAGGAGAGCGCCTTCATGAAGACCGTGATGGATAAAGTGCAGAGCAGCTACCAGCGCTCACTGCAGGAGGTTGGGGAGCTGCTGAAGAAACGAAGCGACACCATAAAATCCCTGAAGATCTGA